The following are encoded together in the Kribbella voronezhensis genome:
- a CDS encoding galactose oxidase early set domain-containing protein, producing MKQRNGSRTRKTGQLTAFVAVFTLFISLINAATADSAPLIAPPLLRPAAATTNGVTCNTVSAGELGACISRMLTDPNGAYSPEHVYTAAEKQPVYAPRQAAGVTAADVGSWSVVGDCTVDGYKINPIHASLTRTGKVLMTAGSGYNKSFFDQKIFKTWLWDPATPGTCPREIPMPNIDLFCSGHSHLPDGRVLFFGGTGHYATSDLYYTGIRQTYAFDDVTEKFTSAGLMNVARWYPNGPVNAVGNPIVVSGLDAAGKVTSTNETYNSTTNTWSKLPGTRIFPLYAGMVLRKNGTLCYSGTNMGGKAGASPGCWNWTNNAWYPIPGLLYPDCRDQASTLLLYPAQTQKFMVIGGGCPTGLTGTTATVDLNAATHKFANGPYLGFAAMHSCATVLPDKSAFVAGGADHNTRPVLRAARLPVGATAWQQVASPTVPRMYHSSCMLLLDGSVVTMGTTAMQGSVESRLEVYKPWYMQAGVTRPTITSVAPTMKLGGSYSVTFAGPASVTGAMLQRLTSVTHSSDPNQRAVDVPVTATTNWNLKTLKIDANRGLIPPGLYMLSLRDWRNIPSKSLVVRIVENTTATAAGSTPTASALPATGGAPAAGPVPPASAACCCTCGAGCC from the coding sequence ATGAAACAAAGGAATGGCTCGCGCACGCGCAAAACAGGGCAGCTGACCGCATTTGTCGCCGTTTTCACCCTGTTCATTTCCCTGATCAATGCAGCGACGGCGGACTCCGCGCCGTTGATTGCTCCGCCACTCCTGCGACCGGCAGCCGCGACGACGAACGGCGTCACCTGCAACACGGTTTCGGCCGGCGAACTCGGCGCCTGTATCAGCCGGATGCTGACCGACCCGAACGGTGCCTATTCGCCGGAACACGTCTACACGGCCGCCGAGAAGCAGCCGGTGTACGCGCCCAGGCAGGCAGCGGGAGTCACGGCAGCCGACGTCGGCTCCTGGTCCGTCGTCGGCGACTGCACGGTCGACGGCTACAAGATCAATCCGATCCATGCGAGCCTGACCAGAACCGGCAAAGTCCTGATGACCGCCGGATCGGGGTACAACAAGAGTTTCTTCGACCAGAAGATCTTCAAAACCTGGCTCTGGGACCCGGCCACGCCGGGCACCTGTCCGCGAGAAATCCCGATGCCGAACATCGACCTGTTCTGCTCGGGCCACTCACATCTGCCCGACGGTCGCGTACTGTTCTTCGGCGGCACCGGCCACTATGCCACCAGCGATCTCTATTACACCGGAATTCGCCAGACCTATGCATTCGACGACGTCACCGAGAAGTTCACCTCCGCCGGCCTGATGAACGTCGCCCGCTGGTATCCGAACGGACCGGTCAACGCCGTCGGCAATCCGATCGTCGTCAGCGGCCTGGACGCCGCCGGCAAGGTCACTTCCACCAACGAGACCTACAACTCCACCACGAACACCTGGAGCAAACTGCCGGGCACCCGGATCTTCCCCCTGTACGCCGGAATGGTGCTCCGCAAGAACGGGACACTCTGCTACTCCGGCACCAACATGGGCGGCAAGGCCGGCGCCTCCCCCGGATGCTGGAACTGGACGAACAACGCCTGGTACCCGATCCCCGGTCTGCTCTACCCCGACTGCCGCGATCAAGCCAGCACCCTGCTGCTCTATCCGGCGCAGACGCAGAAGTTCATGGTGATCGGCGGCGGCTGCCCGACCGGTCTCACCGGCACCACGGCGACCGTCGATCTGAACGCCGCGACGCACAAGTTCGCCAACGGCCCGTACCTCGGTTTCGCGGCGATGCACAGTTGCGCCACCGTCCTGCCCGACAAGTCCGCGTTCGTTGCCGGCGGCGCCGATCACAACACCAGGCCCGTACTGCGTGCCGCCCGGCTGCCCGTCGGCGCGACCGCGTGGCAGCAAGTCGCCAGCCCGACCGTGCCCCGGATGTACCACAGTTCGTGCATGCTGCTCCTCGACGGATCAGTCGTCACCATGGGAACTACTGCGATGCAGGGCTCGGTGGAGTCGCGGCTCGAGGTCTACAAGCCGTGGTACATGCAAGCAGGAGTCACCCGGCCGACGATCACCAGCGTGGCGCCCACTATGAAACTCGGCGGCTCCTACTCGGTGACCTTCGCCGGCCCCGCCTCCGTGACCGGCGCCATGTTGCAACGACTCACGTCGGTGACGCATTCGTCCGACCCGAACCAGCGCGCCGTCGACGTGCCGGTGACAGCAACGACCAACTGGAACCTGAAGACCCTCAAGATCGACGCGAACAGAGGCCTCATCCCACCCGGCCTCTACATGCTCTCGCTCCGCGACTGGCGGAACATCCCGTCGAAGTCGCTCGTGGTCCGCATCGTCGAGAACACAACAGCTACCGCCGCCGGCTCCACACCCACCGCGAGCGCACTGCCCGCAACTGGAGGAGCTCCAGCCGCAGGACCAGTGCCGCCCGCCTCAGCAGCCTGCTGCTGCACCTGCGGAGCTGGTTGCTGCTAG
- a CDS encoding cobalamin biosynthesis protein: MSRTAGLLLGFAADRLLGDPRRFHPVAGFGQLAGRAEKSLYADSRAAGTAYAGLLVGSVAAAGVFAERLVRDRPVARTVLTAAATWAVLGGRSLEREAEVMAGYLEKKEIAAARVRLGYLCSRDATDLEADELARATVESVAENTSDACVAPLLWGGVFGIPGLIGYRAANTLDAMVGYKSARYRNFGWCAARLDDVLNLLPSRACAVLTGFAAGRPGETWRVWRRDAPKHPSPNAGPVEAAFAGALDLRLGGTNTYGDEVEDRGSLGDGLPPTVPDIRRTAALARRVGYAAAVTAAILALRPRRSSQVED, from the coding sequence GTGTCCAGAACTGCCGGTCTCCTACTCGGATTCGCCGCCGATCGTCTCCTCGGGGACCCCCGCCGGTTCCACCCCGTCGCCGGCTTCGGTCAACTGGCCGGCCGGGCCGAGAAGAGTCTGTACGCCGACTCGCGAGCTGCCGGTACGGCGTACGCGGGGCTCCTGGTCGGCTCGGTCGCAGCCGCTGGTGTGTTCGCCGAGCGCCTGGTCCGTGATCGGCCGGTCGCGAGGACCGTGCTGACCGCGGCGGCGACCTGGGCCGTGCTCGGTGGTCGGAGCCTGGAGCGAGAAGCCGAAGTGATGGCCGGGTATCTCGAAAAGAAGGAGATCGCTGCTGCTCGCGTTCGACTCGGCTATCTGTGCAGCCGTGATGCCACCGATCTGGAGGCCGACGAGCTCGCCCGGGCGACGGTCGAGTCGGTCGCGGAGAACACTTCCGACGCCTGTGTGGCGCCTCTGTTGTGGGGCGGCGTCTTCGGAATTCCCGGCCTGATCGGTTATCGCGCGGCGAACACGCTGGACGCGATGGTCGGCTACAAGTCGGCGCGCTATCGCAACTTCGGCTGGTGCGCGGCGCGGCTGGACGACGTACTCAATCTGCTTCCGTCGCGAGCTTGTGCCGTGCTCACCGGATTCGCCGCCGGGAGACCGGGGGAGACGTGGCGGGTGTGGCGCCGGGATGCGCCGAAGCATCCGAGTCCGAATGCGGGCCCGGTCGAGGCGGCGTTCGCAGGGGCGCTCGACCTGCGGCTGGGTGGGACGAACACCTACGGCGACGAGGTGGAGGATCGCGGCTCACTCGGTGACGGCCTACCGCCGACGGTGCCGGACATCCGGCGTACGGCGGCGTTGGCGCGGCGAGTCGGCTACGCGGCGGCGGTCACCGCGGCGATTCTGGCGCTACGCCCCCGAAGGTCGAGCCAGGTGGAGGACTAG
- a CDS encoding TerC family protein, which yields MHVADYVWYITVGLLLALLAFDVFVIGRRPHEPSTKESARAIIFYVSLAVIFGLGVWFFSGGEYAGEFFAGWLTEYSLSVDNLFIFLIIMARFQVPRKYQQTALLVGIILALFFRGIFIAVGAAAINEFSWVFYLFGAFLVYTAIHLAKQGENDDEDYKENAVIRFAKKRLNATDEYNGVKLTVRKNGKRLVTPMMIVIIALGTTDLLFALDSIPAIYGLTQEPFLVFAANVFALMGLRQLYFLLGDLLRRLVYLSLGLSVVLAFIGVKLVLHAMHENELPFINGGHHITWAPEIPIWFSLGFIIVTLGITTLLSLHKSRTITAEAEAEAAPKPVDQTDSNKS from the coding sequence GTGCACGTCGCCGACTACGTTTGGTACATCACCGTAGGGCTGTTGCTCGCCCTGCTGGCCTTCGACGTCTTCGTCATCGGCCGCCGCCCGCACGAACCTTCCACGAAGGAATCGGCCCGGGCGATCATCTTCTACGTCTCGCTCGCGGTGATCTTCGGCCTCGGCGTCTGGTTCTTCTCCGGCGGCGAGTACGCCGGGGAGTTCTTCGCCGGCTGGCTGACGGAGTACAGCCTGAGCGTGGACAACCTGTTCATCTTCTTGATCATCATGGCCAGGTTCCAGGTGCCGAGGAAGTACCAGCAGACGGCGCTGCTGGTCGGCATCATCCTGGCGCTGTTCTTCCGCGGTATCTTCATCGCGGTCGGCGCGGCCGCGATCAACGAGTTCTCCTGGGTCTTCTACCTGTTCGGCGCGTTCCTGGTCTACACCGCGATCCACCTCGCCAAGCAGGGTGAGAACGACGACGAGGACTACAAGGAGAACGCGGTCATCCGGTTCGCGAAGAAGCGGCTGAACGCCACCGACGAGTACAACGGCGTCAAGCTCACCGTCCGCAAGAACGGCAAGCGCCTGGTCACCCCGATGATGATCGTGATCATCGCGCTCGGTACGACGGACCTGCTGTTCGCGCTCGACTCGATCCCGGCGATCTACGGCCTGACCCAGGAGCCGTTCCTGGTCTTCGCCGCCAACGTCTTCGCCCTGATGGGCCTGCGCCAGCTGTACTTCCTGCTCGGCGACCTGCTCCGCCGCCTCGTCTACCTGTCACTCGGCCTGTCGGTGGTGCTCGCCTTCATCGGCGTCAAGCTGGTCCTGCACGCCATGCACGAAAACGAACTCCCGTTCATCAACGGCGGCCACCACATCACCTGGGCCCCCGAGATCCCGATCTGGTTCTCCCTCGGCTTCATCATCGTCACCCTGGGCATCACCACCCTCCTCAGCCTCCACAAGTCCCGCACCATCACCGCGGAAGCCGAGGCAGAAGCGGCCCCCAAGCCCGTCGACCAGACAGACTCGAACAAGTCCTGA
- a CDS encoding histidine phosphatase family protein, translating into MHLSQRPLRIALMRHGESEANLDKSIFERVPDHAIPLTANGVQQCAETGRRLREVFENEPVRVYVSPYLRALQTLDALGLDDLIGLAREEPRLREQDWANYQDSEDIERQQVLRDSYGHFFYRFTHGESGSDVYDRVSSFLETMHRDFETADSPRNVLLVSHGLTMRLFCMRWFHWSVKFFETLRNPGNAETRVLLRQPDFRYKLDRPFEQWTEYEPTERERSAWL; encoded by the coding sequence GTGCATTTGAGTCAGCGGCCGCTGCGGATCGCGTTGATGCGGCACGGGGAGTCCGAGGCGAATCTGGACAAATCGATCTTCGAACGGGTGCCCGACCACGCGATCCCGCTGACCGCGAACGGCGTACAGCAGTGCGCGGAGACCGGGCGGCGGCTGCGCGAGGTGTTCGAGAACGAGCCGGTACGGGTCTACGTCTCGCCGTACCTGCGAGCCCTGCAGACCCTCGACGCGCTCGGCCTCGACGACCTGATCGGGCTCGCCCGCGAAGAGCCGCGGCTGCGCGAACAGGACTGGGCGAACTACCAGGACAGCGAGGACATCGAGCGACAGCAGGTGCTGCGCGATTCGTACGGGCACTTCTTCTACCGGTTCACCCACGGGGAGTCCGGCTCGGACGTGTACGACCGGGTGTCGAGCTTCCTGGAGACCATGCACCGCGACTTCGAGACGGCCGACTCGCCGCGCAACGTGCTGCTGGTGTCGCACGGGCTCACGATGCGGCTGTTCTGCATGCGCTGGTTCCACTGGTCGGTGAAGTTCTTCGAGACGCTGCGCAATCCGGGCAACGCCGAGACGCGCGTCCTGCTGCGCCAGCCGGATTTCCGGTACAAGCTGGACCGGCCGTTCGAACAATGGACCGAGTACGAACCGACGGAACGGGAGCGATCGGCATGGTTGTAG
- a CDS encoding C40 family peptidase — protein sequence MKLVAAKVPVSTVWTSPDAPRDVDAPAVAASPDVAGWAKSMDTETRLGLHGRTLTQLLYGEPVVVRSERQGWSEILAPWQPSSSDELGYPGWIPSSHLGELPSSATAPVAVAVPSVALTAEPGSGHLLDLSFATVLASVDHSDGFTRVALPDGGQGWIADSALRSVEAPATAEDRIRLGSQFLGLEYLWGGTSSYGLDCSGLVHTVSRVLGQRVPRDAHDQADTLESIPVEEARPGDLYFFARPGKQVHHVGFVSAEGMLHASETGKLLENEPLLPARLETLVAAGRL from the coding sequence ATGAAGCTAGTTGCCGCCAAGGTCCCGGTCAGCACCGTCTGGACCTCACCCGACGCGCCACGCGACGTCGATGCACCCGCGGTCGCCGCGTCCCCGGACGTGGCCGGATGGGCGAAGTCCATGGACACCGAGACGCGCCTCGGGCTGCACGGGCGAACCCTGACCCAGTTGCTGTACGGCGAGCCGGTGGTGGTCCGCTCCGAGCGCCAGGGCTGGTCCGAGATCCTCGCGCCGTGGCAGCCGTCGTCGAGCGACGAGCTCGGGTATCCGGGCTGGATCCCATCGAGTCACCTCGGTGAGCTGCCCTCGAGCGCGACGGCGCCCGTGGCGGTCGCCGTACCGTCCGTAGCGCTGACGGCTGAGCCTGGGTCGGGGCATTTGCTCGACCTGTCTTTTGCGACTGTGCTGGCTTCCGTGGATCACTCCGATGGGTTCACTCGTGTTGCCCTGCCGGACGGTGGTCAGGGCTGGATTGCCGACTCGGCGCTGCGCTCAGTGGAGGCGCCGGCTACGGCTGAGGATCGGATTCGGCTGGGGTCGCAGTTCTTGGGGCTCGAGTACCTGTGGGGCGGCACTTCGTCGTACGGGCTGGACTGCTCGGGTCTGGTGCATACAGTGAGCCGCGTTCTCGGCCAGCGAGTCCCCCGCGACGCGCATGACCAGGCCGACACGCTCGAGTCGATTCCGGTCGAAGAAGCCAGGCCTGGTGACCTGTACTTCTTCGCCCGCCCCGGCAAACAGGTCCACCACGTCGGCTTCGTCTCCGCCGAAGGCATGCTCCACGCCTCAGAAACCGGCAAACTCCTGGAGAACGAACCCCTCCTCCCCGCCCGCCTCGAAACCCTCGTCGCCGCCGGCCGCCTCTGA
- the uvrB gene encoding excinuclease ABC subunit UvrB: protein MRQVTDLQRMVAPLKVVSDFEPAGDQPAAIAELERRINAGEQDVVLLGATGTGKTATMAWLAEKIQRPMLILQPNKTLAAQFANELRHFFPDNAVEYFVSYYDYYQPEAYVPQTDTYIEKDSSINEEVERLRHSATWSLLTRRDVVVVATVSCIYGLGSADEYLNRMIHVKVGDETDRDGLLRKLVGVQYARNDLAGTRGTFRVRGDTLEVFPVYQELAVRVEFFGDEIERLMTLHPVTGEVLSEEEELYIGAATHYVTAPEKMERAIAGIEAELEERLAELERGGQLLEAQRLRMRTTYDIEMMRQIGTCSGIENYSRHTDGRAPGTAPHCLLDYFPEDFLLVIDESHVTVPQIGGMYEGDMSRKRTLVEHGFRLPSAMDNRPLRWEEFLERIGQTVYLSATPGQYEQDKSDGFVEQIIRPTGLIDPEVIVKPTKGQIDDLIHEIRIRTERNERVLVTTLTKKMSEDLTDYLLEMGIRTRYLHSEVDTLRRVELLRELRMGEYDVLVGINLLREGLDLPEVSLVAILDADKEGFLRSGRSLIQTIGRAARNVSGAVFMYADKITPSMEMAIDETNRRRAKQVAYNTDHGVDPQPLRKKIADITDMLAREDADTAELLGSGRNQSRGKAPVPGGLKGKVGEKAKELAGGMPSSDLADLIQQLTDQMHNAAAELQFEVAARYRDEISELKKELRQMVNAGAK, encoded by the coding sequence ATGAGACAGGTCACCGATCTCCAGCGTATGGTCGCGCCCCTTAAGGTCGTGTCCGACTTCGAGCCGGCCGGCGACCAGCCGGCCGCGATCGCGGAGCTCGAGCGGCGGATCAATGCCGGCGAGCAGGACGTCGTGCTGCTCGGCGCCACCGGTACCGGTAAGACGGCGACGATGGCGTGGCTGGCGGAGAAGATCCAGCGGCCGATGCTGATCCTCCAGCCGAACAAGACGCTGGCCGCCCAGTTCGCGAACGAGCTGCGGCACTTCTTCCCCGACAACGCCGTCGAGTACTTCGTCTCGTACTACGACTACTACCAGCCCGAGGCGTACGTTCCGCAGACGGACACCTATATCGAGAAGGACTCCTCGATCAACGAGGAGGTCGAGCGGCTGCGGCACTCGGCGACCTGGTCGCTGCTGACGCGGCGCGACGTCGTCGTGGTCGCGACCGTGTCGTGCATCTACGGCCTCGGTTCCGCCGACGAGTACCTGAACCGGATGATCCACGTGAAGGTCGGCGACGAGACCGACCGCGACGGGCTGCTCCGCAAGCTGGTCGGGGTGCAGTACGCGCGCAACGACCTGGCCGGGACCCGCGGCACGTTCCGGGTCCGCGGCGACACGCTCGAGGTCTTCCCGGTGTACCAGGAGCTCGCCGTCCGGGTGGAGTTCTTCGGCGACGAGATCGAGCGGCTGATGACGCTGCACCCGGTGACGGGTGAGGTGCTCAGCGAGGAGGAAGAGCTCTACATCGGCGCCGCGACCCACTACGTGACCGCGCCCGAGAAGATGGAGCGCGCGATCGCCGGGATCGAGGCCGAGCTGGAGGAGCGGCTGGCCGAGCTGGAGCGCGGCGGCCAGTTGCTGGAAGCACAACGGCTGCGGATGCGTACGACGTACGACATCGAGATGATGCGTCAGATCGGGACGTGCTCGGGGATCGAGAACTACTCGCGGCACACCGACGGACGTGCGCCGGGGACGGCACCGCACTGCCTGCTCGACTACTTCCCCGAGGACTTCCTGCTGGTCATCGACGAGTCGCACGTGACCGTCCCGCAGATCGGCGGGATGTACGAGGGCGACATGTCCCGCAAGCGGACGCTGGTCGAGCACGGGTTCCGGCTGCCGTCGGCGATGGACAACCGGCCGCTGCGCTGGGAGGAGTTCCTGGAGCGGATCGGCCAGACCGTCTACCTGTCCGCGACCCCGGGGCAGTACGAGCAGGACAAGTCGGACGGCTTCGTCGAGCAGATCATCCGGCCGACCGGCCTGATCGACCCCGAGGTCATCGTCAAGCCGACCAAGGGCCAGATCGACGACCTGATCCACGAGATCCGGATCCGGACCGAGCGCAACGAGCGGGTCCTGGTCACCACGCTGACCAAGAAGATGTCCGAGGACCTGACCGACTACCTGCTGGAGATGGGCATCCGGACCAGGTACCTGCACAGCGAGGTCGACACCCTCCGCCGCGTCGAGCTGCTCCGCGAGCTGCGGATGGGGGAGTACGACGTACTGGTCGGCATCAACCTGCTGCGAGAAGGTCTCGACCTGCCGGAGGTGTCGCTGGTCGCGATCCTCGATGCGGACAAGGAAGGCTTCCTGCGGTCGGGACGGTCGCTGATCCAGACCATCGGCCGGGCCGCCCGAAACGTCTCGGGCGCGGTGTTCATGTACGCCGACAAGATCACCCCGTCGATGGAGATGGCGATCGACGAGACGAACCGGCGGCGCGCGAAACAGGTCGCGTACAACACCGACCACGGCGTCGACCCGCAGCCGCTGCGGAAGAAGATCGCCGACATCACCGACATGCTCGCCCGCGAGGACGCCGACACGGCCGAGCTGCTCGGCAGTGGCCGCAACCAGAGTCGCGGCAAGGCACCGGTGCCGGGCGGTCTCAAGGGCAAGGTGGGCGAGAAGGCGAAGGAACTGGCCGGCGGGATGCCGTCCTCGGACCTGGCCGACCTCATCCAGCAACTCACCGACCAGATGCACAACGCGGCCGCCGAGCTCCAGTTCGAGGTCGCCGCCCGCTACCGCGACGAGATCTCCGAACTGAAGAAGGAACTCCGCCAGATGGTCAACGCCGGCGCGAAGTAG
- a CDS encoding MmcQ/YjbR family DNA-binding protein produces MRLTGAELLEYCLAKPGAWQDEPWEGDLVAKVGDKIFAFLGGGAAVGVKCGNNREEADELVDTYPDDVVKSAYIGRSGWNTVKLGGAVPDDEILELVDTSYEIIVAKLPKSRRPSAAS; encoded by the coding sequence ATGAGACTGACCGGGGCGGAGTTGCTGGAGTACTGCTTGGCGAAGCCGGGCGCCTGGCAGGACGAGCCGTGGGAGGGGGACCTGGTCGCGAAGGTCGGGGACAAGATCTTCGCGTTTCTCGGCGGTGGCGCCGCGGTCGGCGTCAAGTGCGGGAACAACCGCGAGGAGGCCGACGAGCTGGTCGACACCTACCCCGACGACGTGGTGAAGAGCGCCTACATCGGTCGCTCCGGCTGGAACACGGTCAAGCTGGGTGGCGCCGTACCGGACGACGAGATCCTGGAGCTGGTCGATACGTCGTACGAGATCATCGTCGCCAAGCTGCCCAAGTCGAGGCGGCCGTCGGCGGCAAGCTGA
- a CDS encoding serine hydrolase, with product MGIAELLDGVAGSGEFGVWLGRLDGVPVFQHGAERTHYSASTMKLPVAMAMLRKVDAGELALDQPVTVHNDFASAAGGRFGVNPAEDEAPATWTKLGEQVPLGWLATEMITRSSNLATDLVLELVGIDAANAVLAEYGSGLSAIRRGIDDAAAQAAGISNEMSAADLAAVLVAVGNDPAAGYVRDLLAANTWNGEIPAGVPAGTRVEHKNGWDTRIRHDGGVVRPDDAEPFVLTMCTTSELPDTEAQKLIAAVAAEAWEHRHDLETVR from the coding sequence ATGGGAATCGCGGAGCTGCTCGACGGCGTCGCCGGAAGTGGTGAGTTCGGGGTGTGGCTGGGCCGGCTCGACGGCGTACCGGTGTTCCAGCACGGAGCGGAACGGACGCATTACTCCGCGAGCACGATGAAGCTGCCGGTCGCGATGGCGATGCTGCGGAAGGTCGACGCCGGCGAACTGGCGCTGGATCAGCCGGTCACCGTGCACAACGACTTCGCGTCGGCGGCCGGCGGCCGGTTCGGCGTGAATCCGGCCGAGGACGAGGCGCCGGCGACCTGGACCAAGCTGGGCGAGCAGGTGCCGCTCGGCTGGCTCGCGACCGAGATGATCACGAGGTCGAGCAACCTGGCGACCGACCTCGTGCTCGAACTGGTCGGGATCGACGCGGCCAACGCGGTGCTGGCGGAGTACGGGTCGGGGCTGAGCGCGATCCGGCGTGGGATCGATGACGCGGCCGCCCAGGCGGCGGGTATCAGCAACGAGATGAGCGCGGCGGATCTGGCCGCGGTACTGGTTGCAGTGGGCAACGATCCGGCAGCTGGCTACGTGCGCGACCTGCTGGCGGCGAACACCTGGAACGGCGAGATCCCGGCCGGCGTACCGGCCGGCACGCGGGTCGAGCACAAGAACGGCTGGGACACCCGGATCCGGCACGACGGCGGGGTCGTCCGGCCCGACGACGCGGAGCCCTTCGTACTGACCATGTGCACGACGTCCGAACTGCCGGACACTGAGGCGCAGAAGCTGATCGCCGCGGTGGCCGCGGAAGCTTGGGAACACCGGCACGACCTGGAGACTGTGCGATGA
- a CDS encoding mandelate racemase/muconate lactonizing enzyme family protein has translation MKISTHLVSAPLHTPFVTALRTATHADSLLVSISDGSETGWGEAPQVWKVTGESLAGAQACVEGPIAGALNGLEPDDLTEALRRVQGAAVGNFGAKAAVDVALHDLAARRRGQTLHGFLGSTVSSVRTDVTLSAGDADALVAAGRARIADGFDVLKVKVGTGDAAADFERVRRIREAIGPEPRLRLDANQGWTRRDAVTAIRAMEDAGCAIELVEQPVPAADLEGMAWITDRVSTPILADESVYGVRDLVAVIRHGAADLVNVKLAKCGGLGPARTLLELAREHGLGSIVGSMMESHVGVGAATALVAAYPTTLVNDLDAAWWLKESPVMGGIRYEGSTIQLPTGVGLGVTGLNS, from the coding sequence ATGAAGATTTCCACCCACCTGGTGTCGGCGCCGCTGCACACCCCTTTCGTCACCGCGCTTCGGACCGCGACGCACGCGGACTCGCTGCTGGTGTCGATCAGCGACGGCTCGGAGACAGGCTGGGGCGAGGCGCCGCAGGTCTGGAAGGTGACCGGCGAATCGCTCGCCGGTGCGCAGGCGTGCGTCGAAGGCCCGATCGCGGGCGCCTTGAACGGGCTCGAACCGGACGACCTGACCGAAGCACTCCGCCGGGTGCAAGGTGCTGCCGTCGGGAACTTCGGGGCCAAGGCGGCAGTCGATGTCGCGCTGCACGACCTGGCCGCGCGCCGCCGGGGGCAGACGCTGCACGGTTTCCTCGGCTCCACGGTCTCCTCGGTGCGGACGGACGTGACGCTGTCGGCCGGCGACGCGGATGCACTCGTTGCCGCTGGACGCGCCCGGATCGCCGACGGGTTCGACGTACTGAAGGTGAAGGTCGGCACCGGCGACGCCGCGGCCGACTTCGAACGCGTCCGCCGGATTCGTGAGGCGATCGGTCCGGAGCCGCGGTTGCGACTGGACGCGAACCAGGGTTGGACCCGGCGCGACGCCGTCACCGCGATCCGCGCGATGGAGGATGCGGGCTGCGCGATCGAGTTGGTCGAGCAGCCGGTCCCCGCCGCCGATCTGGAGGGGATGGCGTGGATCACCGACCGGGTCAGTACGCCGATCCTCGCCGACGAGTCCGTGTACGGCGTACGCGACCTGGTCGCCGTCATCCGGCACGGCGCCGCGGACCTGGTGAACGTGAAGCTGGCCAAGTGCGGCGGTCTCGGGCCCGCCCGGACACTGCTCGAACTCGCCCGCGAACACGGTCTCGGCTCGATCGTGGGCTCGATGATGGAAAGCCACGTCGGCGTCGGCGCTGCTACGGCGCTGGTGGCGGCGTACCCGACAACCTTGGTGAACGACCTCGATGCGGCCTGGTGGCTGAAGGAGTCTCCTGTGATGGGTGGGATCCGGTATGAAGGTTCGACGATCCAACTGCCTACGGGCGTTGGGCTCGGCGTGACAGGCTTGAACTCATGA
- a CDS encoding DUF3500 domain-containing protein codes for MVVEQTRAAALELLAALSPELRARITVPFDTPDHQIWTYLPGERPGVTLGELDVAQRALAMRLLEIGCSERGYGDTQSVLFTEAVRRGLAQAEPGSAVDIGSEQRYYLRILGDPGGDSPWAWRINGHHLAVHVTVVDDVVAFTPQFFGAEPAVVESGPHKGFRALPAEQDLGFELLHALEPGQRTVAVFSEKAPDDILTRYDPVADPGVLRRGLAYGDMDAAQQTLFSRLIGQYVGRAADVIGQRTWKDITDNGIERLTFSWGGGSEPGVGHYYSIAGPTFLAEYDNTQNDANHIHSVWRDLHNDWGKDLLAEHYASHRS; via the coding sequence ATGGTTGTAGAACAGACCCGCGCGGCCGCACTGGAACTGCTGGCCGCGCTCTCACCGGAGCTGCGCGCGCGCATCACGGTGCCCTTCGACACTCCAGACCACCAGATCTGGACCTATCTACCCGGTGAACGGCCCGGTGTGACACTGGGGGAGCTGGACGTCGCCCAGCGCGCGCTGGCGATGCGGCTGCTCGAGATCGGGTGCAGTGAGCGCGGGTACGGCGATACGCAGTCCGTGCTCTTCACCGAAGCCGTACGGCGTGGGCTGGCGCAGGCCGAGCCTGGTTCTGCGGTGGACATCGGGTCGGAGCAGCGGTACTACCTCCGCATCCTCGGCGACCCTGGCGGCGACAGTCCGTGGGCCTGGCGGATCAACGGGCACCACCTCGCGGTGCACGTGACCGTTGTCGACGACGTGGTCGCGTTCACTCCGCAGTTCTTCGGCGCCGAGCCGGCGGTGGTCGAATCGGGCCCGCACAAGGGCTTCCGGGCGCTCCCGGCCGAGCAGGACCTCGGCTTCGAGCTGCTGCACGCGCTGGAGCCGGGCCAGCGTACGGTCGCTGTCTTCTCGGAGAAGGCACCGGACGACATCCTGACCCGGTACGACCCGGTCGCGGATCCCGGCGTACTGCGGCGCGGGCTGGCGTACGGCGACATGGACGCTGCGCAGCAGACGCTCTTCAGCCGCCTCATCGGCCAGTACGTCGGACGCGCGGCCGACGTGATCGGCCAGCGCACCTGGAAGGACATCACCGACAACGGCATCGAACGCCTCACCTTCTCCTGGGGAGGCGGCTCCGAACCCGGCGTCGGCCACTACTACTCGATCGCCGGCCCCACCTTCCTGGCCGAATACGACAACACCCAGAACGACGCCAACCACATCCACTCGGTCTGGCGCGACCTCCACAACGACTGGGGCAAAGACCTCCTGGCGGAGCACTACGCGTCGCACAGGTCATAG